One region of Wyeomyia smithii strain HCP4-BCI-WySm-NY-G18 chromosome 3, ASM2978416v1, whole genome shotgun sequence genomic DNA includes:
- the LOC129728849 gene encoding SCAN domain-containing protein 3-like yields the protein MVSLVLGEASAAKMRQIALSNNTVQRRIADMSNDVKAQILSEIRLSTLFAIQLDESTDVSSCAQLIVFVKYIHSGELKEEFLFCSELETTTKSDDILATIQVFFESGGLQWDKLCGVCTDGAPAMLGSKSGFQKKIKELSPLVKGVHCMIHRYALASKTLLAQLQKVLDTVIKIVNYIKSGALNARLFRELCKDMNSDHETLLFYTAVCWLSKGNVLNRV from the coding sequence ATGGTGAGTTTAGTTCTTGGAGAAGCAAGTGCGGCGAAAATGCGACAAATCGCGTTGTCAAACAATACCGTGCAACGACGAATTGCTGATATGTCCAATGATGTGAAAGCGCAAATTTTAAGTGAAATTAGGCTATCCACATTGTTTGCAATTCAACTTGACGAATCTACAGACGTCAGTTCGTGTGCGCAACTAATCGTGTTTGTAAAATATATTCACTCTGGCGAATTGAAGGAAGAGTTCCTATTTTGCAGTGAACTGGAGACTACTACCAAAAGTGACGATATATTGGCTACAATCCAAGTATTTTTTGAATCTGGTGGTTTACAGTGGGATAAGCTTTGCGGAGTTTGTACTGATGGTGCTCCAGCGATGCTTGGTAGTAAATCAGgattccagaaaaaaatcaaagagcTTTCGCCACTAGTCAAAGGTGTTCACTGCATGATTCACCGTTATGCTCTTGCCAGCAAGACTCTGCTAGCACAATTACAAAAAGTTCTCGATACAGTTATCAAGATCGTCAACTACATCAAGTCGGGAGCTCTGAATGCTCGTTTATTCAGAGAACTCTGCAAAGACATGAACTCAGATCACGAAACTCTCCTGTTTTATACTGCTGTGTGCTGGTTATCGAAAGGAAATGTCCTCAATCGTGTTTGa
- the LOC129728850 gene encoding protein FAM200C-like encodes MEKKRQNSEDYIKYGFTDLTINGINKPQCVLCNVVLSVEAMKPSKLKRHLVTHHAEHSAKDMSFFRRYEAGIKRRRLNSSGTIQLQSNAVLQASYETAFEIARNKKPHTIGETLINPRC; translated from the coding sequence ATGGAGAAGAAGAGGCAGAACTCCGAAGATTACATCAAATATGGATTTACAGACTTAACCATCAATGGAATAAATAAACCACAATGTGTTCTGTGCAATGTTGTGTTAAGCGTGGAGGCTATGAAACCATCAAAGTTGAAACGGCATTTGGTTACGCACCATGCGGAGCATAGCGCTAAAGATATGTCATTTTTCCGTCGTTATGAAGCTGGTATTAAACGGCGAAGACTGAATTCTTCGGGTACCATCCAATTGCAGAGTAATGCAGTATTGCAGGCCTCATATGAGACTGCCTTTGAAATTGCGAGGAACAAGAAACCTCATACGATCGGTGAAACTCTCATCAACCCACGATGCTGA